The Vibrio kanaloae genome has a window encoding:
- a CDS encoding M4 family metallopeptidase, which yields MNQKRQLSWKIAAILGTAFGFTAHAAEMVKVDNDTLLQQSILAQSNSVAPLELGFSEVKRVVLPNGKTKVRYQQTHLGLPVFDTSVVATLSKNQPTKVFGSMAQGISGDLSSITPKLNKKQAIAAALSAHKTLVVDNISVENKNAKLMVRLDENQIAQMVYLVDFFVASDHPERPFYFIDAITGEVLQKWDGLNHAKALGTGPGGNIKTARYEYGSDFTGFSIDKTGTTCTLENSAVKTVNLNNGTSGNSAFSYNCSDSTNYNDYKYVNGAYSPLNDAHYFGNVVFDMYKDWMNTSPLTFQLTMRVHYGSDYENAFWNGTSMTFGDGKNTFYPLVDINVSAHEVSHGFTEQNSGLVYKNMSGGINEAFSDIAGEAAEYYLRGNVDWVVGSDIFKSEGGLRYFDQPSKDGRSIDHASQYYDGLNVHLSSGVYNRAFYLLANKSGWDVRKGFEVFTVANQLYWTANSTFDAGACGVAKAAADMGYEVSDVEAAFSTVGVNASCGTTPPTGNILTKGTPIANLSGSQNSQTFYTFTVESASNVTVSMSGGSGDADLYVKSGSKPTTSSYDCRPYRPGNTEQCNVSAQPDVTYHVLLRGYSNYSGLTLRLD from the coding sequence ATGAACCAAAAACGTCAATTAAGCTGGAAAATAGCAGCTATTCTAGGTACCGCTTTCGGCTTTACAGCGCATGCTGCAGAAATGGTAAAAGTGGATAATGATACATTGCTACAACAAAGTATCCTCGCTCAATCGAATAGTGTCGCCCCACTAGAATTAGGTTTTTCTGAAGTAAAGCGGGTAGTGTTGCCCAATGGAAAAACAAAAGTCCGTTACCAACAAACACACTTAGGTTTACCCGTTTTTGATACCTCGGTTGTGGCAACACTCTCTAAAAACCAGCCTACTAAAGTCTTCGGTTCAATGGCGCAAGGAATCAGTGGTGACCTATCAAGCATCACTCCCAAACTGAATAAAAAGCAAGCTATTGCCGCTGCACTTTCAGCTCATAAAACCTTGGTAGTCGATAACATTTCTGTTGAAAACAAAAATGCAAAACTGATGGTGAGACTAGATGAGAACCAAATCGCTCAGATGGTTTACTTGGTCGACTTCTTCGTCGCCTCCGATCACCCTGAGCGCCCTTTTTACTTCATTGATGCGATCACTGGAGAAGTCCTCCAAAAATGGGACGGATTAAACCATGCCAAAGCTCTGGGAACAGGTCCAGGTGGCAACATAAAAACGGCTCGATATGAATATGGAAGTGACTTTACGGGATTTTCCATAGACAAAACGGGCACCACTTGTACTTTGGAAAACTCCGCGGTTAAAACGGTCAACTTAAATAACGGAACCTCTGGTAACTCGGCATTCAGTTACAACTGTAGCGACAGCACCAATTACAATGACTATAAATACGTTAACGGCGCCTACTCACCTCTTAACGACGCTCATTATTTCGGTAATGTTGTATTTGATATGTACAAAGATTGGATGAACACGTCTCCCTTAACTTTCCAGCTTACCATGAGAGTGCACTACGGTTCTGATTACGAAAATGCTTTTTGGAACGGTACATCAATGACATTTGGGGATGGTAAAAATACCTTCTATCCGTTAGTCGATATCAACGTGAGTGCCCACGAAGTCAGTCACGGCTTTACTGAACAGAACTCTGGCTTGGTATATAAAAATATGTCGGGAGGGATTAACGAAGCGTTCTCAGACATTGCAGGCGAAGCTGCTGAATACTATCTGCGTGGAAATGTTGACTGGGTTGTCGGTAGCGATATCTTCAAATCAGAAGGTGGGCTACGTTACTTTGATCAACCGTCAAAAGATGGCCGATCTATAGATCACGCTTCTCAATACTACGATGGTTTGAACGTTCATTTATCTAGCGGGGTTTATAACCGTGCCTTTTACCTGTTAGCGAACAAATCTGGCTGGGATGTGCGTAAGGGCTTCGAGGTATTTACGGTTGCAAACCAACTTTATTGGACGGCAAACAGTACCTTTGACGCTGGGGCTTGTGGTGTTGCAAAAGCCGCCGCAGACATGGGTTACGAAGTTTCAGATGTTGAAGCCGCTTTTAGTACTGTCGGTGTCAATGCAAGTTGTGGAACGACGCCTCCAACTGGCAATATCTTAACCAAAGGCACTCCGATTGCGAACCTAAGCGGGAGCCAAAACTCTCAAACCTTCTATACTTTCACCGTTGAGTCAGCATCAAACGTAACAGTTTCAATGTCTGGTGGTTCAGGCGACGCGGATCTTTACGTTAAATCGGGAAGCAAGCCGACGACTTCAAGTTACGACTGCCGCCCTTACCGTCCAGGAAACACAGAACAGTGTAATGTGAGTGCACAACCTGATGTAACGTATCATGTGTTATTGCGTGGGTACTCGAACTATTCTGGCCTAACATTGCGTTTAGATTGA
- a CDS encoding HAD family hydrolase produces MSSGSIRNVVFDIGNVIVRWTPLEIVKLTFGEVKAPEVLVKAIFQSETWLDLNKGLISESDAKAQYQQFLNLSHLECERLFYYVKQTQILIFGSVDLLQRVKLAGYNVYALTDNVHEIVSHLKSTYTFWPLFDGATVSAELGLLKPQAEIYQSLLMQHRLDASETVFIDDMPCNVMGANAVGITGIQFENAAQCEEALKALGLSF; encoded by the coding sequence ATGAGCTCAGGAAGCATTAGAAATGTAGTCTTTGATATTGGTAACGTGATTGTCCGTTGGACTCCTTTGGAAATCGTGAAGCTCACATTTGGTGAGGTTAAAGCTCCTGAGGTATTGGTTAAGGCTATTTTTCAGTCTGAAACTTGGCTCGATTTAAATAAAGGTTTAATTTCAGAATCTGATGCTAAAGCGCAGTATCAGCAGTTTCTTAATTTATCACACTTGGAATGTGAGCGCTTATTTTACTACGTCAAACAAACACAAATCCTTATTTTCGGCTCTGTTGATCTTCTGCAGCGTGTTAAGTTAGCAGGTTACAACGTTTATGCGTTAACAGATAATGTTCACGAAATTGTTTCCCATCTTAAGTCTACATACACGTTTTGGCCTTTATTTGACGGAGCGACAGTGTCTGCGGAGTTAGGGCTACTCAAACCTCAAGCAGAAATCTATCAATCATTACTTATGCAGCATAGATTAGATGCTTCGGAAACCGTATTTATAGATGACATGCCGTGTAATGTTATGGGCGCAAACGCTGTTGGTATTACTGGAATTCAATTTGAAAATGCAGCTCAATGTGAGGAAGCTTTAAAAGCTTTAGGACTGTCTTTCTGA
- a CDS encoding methionine synthase, producing MKTLLPTSTAGSLPKPSWLAQPETLWSPWKLEGDELTDGKQDALRVSLHEQQQAGIDIVSDGEQTRQHFVTTFIEHLNGVDFEKRETVKIRDRYDASVPTVVGPVSRQKSVFVEDAKFLRQQTDQPIKWALPGPMTMIDTLYDAHYQSREKLAWEFAKILNQEAKELEAAGVDIIQFDEPAFNVFFDDVNDWGIACLERAIEGLKCETAVHICYGYGIKANTDWKKTLGTEWRQYEEVFPKLQQSNIDIISLECHNSHVPLELLELVRGKKVMVGAIDVATDSIETPEEVASTLRETLKYVDADKLYPCTNCGMAPLPRQIASAKLNALSAGAEIVRKELSA from the coding sequence ATGAAAACACTATTACCGACTTCAACAGCAGGCAGCTTACCTAAGCCGTCTTGGCTAGCACAACCAGAAACACTTTGGTCTCCATGGAAACTGGAAGGCGACGAATTAACAGATGGCAAGCAGGATGCCCTACGTGTGTCTCTGCATGAGCAACAGCAAGCCGGCATTGATATCGTGAGTGATGGCGAACAGACCCGCCAGCACTTTGTGACGACCTTCATTGAACACCTAAATGGTGTCGATTTCGAGAAGCGCGAAACGGTTAAGATCCGCGACCGCTACGATGCAAGTGTACCGACTGTTGTTGGCCCAGTTTCTCGTCAGAAATCGGTGTTTGTTGAAGATGCGAAGTTCTTACGTCAGCAAACCGATCAACCTATTAAGTGGGCTCTGCCTGGGCCAATGACCATGATCGATACACTTTACGATGCGCATTATCAAAGCCGCGAAAAACTCGCTTGGGAATTTGCGAAGATCCTAAATCAAGAAGCAAAAGAGCTTGAAGCCGCTGGCGTTGATATTATTCAGTTCGATGAACCAGCATTTAATGTGTTCTTTGATGACGTAAATGATTGGGGCATTGCTTGCTTAGAAAGAGCCATTGAAGGGCTAAAGTGCGAGACCGCGGTACATATTTGCTATGGTTACGGCATCAAAGCCAATACTGATTGGAAAAAGACATTAGGCACGGAGTGGCGCCAATACGAAGAAGTCTTCCCTAAGTTGCAGCAATCGAATATCGATATCATCTCTTTAGAATGTCACAACTCTCATGTACCACTTGAACTACTTGAGCTGGTTCGAGGCAAGAAAGTGATGGTCGGTGCAATTGATGTGGCAACCGATTCGATTGAAACACCAGAAGAAGTCGCCAGCACTCTTAGAGAAACACTTAAGTATGTTGATGCAGACAAGCTCTACCCTTGCACCAATTGCGGTATGGCTCCCCTACCTCGCCAAATAGCATCGGCTAAACTCAATGCGTTAAGTGCTGGTGCAGAGATTGTTCGAAAAGAGCTATCAGCGTAA
- a CDS encoding metal-dependent hydrolase → MDPLTQGVLGASLSQAASKKQHLVVAGGLGLLSGMAPDLDAFIRSESDPLLALEFHRQFTHSLLFIPIGSLICALVLHLLIAKRRGLSFKQSWLYCALGYGTHALLDSCTTYGTQLFWPLTNERYAWNTISIIDPVYTLPILILLVFATWKRIPLLARIAFLWALIYPTLGMIQRDRAEAIGWQLAQERQHTPIRLEAKPSFANILVWKVVYETESRYYVDAVRAGKSVRTYPGDSVAKLNVSQDFPWLDPNSQQAKDIERFRWFSNGYVAQDPMDDLRVIDVRYSIVPNQLIALWSIKLSQSADAEAHIKYETHRDNTPESRQIFLDMLKGD, encoded by the coding sequence ATGGATCCGTTAACGCAGGGTGTGCTAGGTGCTTCTTTGTCACAAGCGGCGAGTAAAAAACAACATTTAGTGGTCGCTGGGGGTCTAGGTTTACTCTCTGGAATGGCCCCAGATTTAGATGCGTTTATTCGATCGGAGAGTGATCCTTTACTGGCATTGGAGTTCCATCGACAATTTACTCACTCACTTCTGTTTATCCCTATTGGCAGCTTGATCTGCGCTCTGGTTTTACATCTTTTGATTGCTAAAAGGCGCGGTCTCTCGTTTAAACAGAGCTGGCTGTATTGCGCGTTAGGCTATGGCACACATGCTTTATTAGATTCTTGTACTACGTATGGCACTCAGTTGTTTTGGCCGCTTACCAATGAGCGTTATGCTTGGAATACCATTTCGATTATCGATCCTGTCTATACACTTCCCATTTTAATATTGCTTGTGTTTGCAACATGGAAACGAATCCCTTTGCTGGCTCGCATCGCGTTTCTGTGGGCTTTGATTTATCCGACGTTAGGAATGATACAAAGGGATAGGGCAGAAGCCATAGGCTGGCAATTAGCGCAAGAAAGACAACACACGCCGATCCGATTAGAGGCAAAACCAAGCTTTGCGAATATCTTGGTGTGGAAAGTGGTGTACGAAACAGAATCTCGATACTACGTAGATGCTGTTCGAGCCGGCAAATCCGTTAGAACTTATCCTGGAGACTCAGTAGCTAAACTGAATGTGAGTCAAGATTTCCCTTGGCTCGATCCTAATTCACAACAAGCAAAAGACATTGAGCGTTTTCGCTGGTTCTCAAATGGTTACGTGGCACAAGATCCAATGGATGATCTGCGTGTTATCGACGTTCGATATTCAATTGTACCGAACCAATTGATAGCACTTTGGAGTATCAAATTATCTCAGTCTGCCGATGCCGAGGCACATATAAAGTACGAAACCCACAGAGACAACACACCCGAGTCGAGACAGATATTTTTAGATATGTTGAAAGGCGACTGA
- a CDS encoding DUF1852 domain-containing protein has product MNKEFNFTIKSISLDENYQPADSTRITTNFANLARGDSRQANLRNALQMIDNSFNALAHWDNPKGDRYSVELEIISVDMDIESNGQAFPSIEVLKTNILDRKTDERIEGIIGNNFSSYVRDYDFSVLLLEYNKDQDKFSIPEGFGDLHGKLFKHFVNSEAYKQNFNKPPVICLSVSDNKTYYRTENQHPVLGFEYQPNESSLTEQYFKKMGLQVRYFMPPNTVAPLAFYFFGDLLNDYSNLELISTISTMGTFQKIYRPEIYNANAVAGNCYQPNLKNLDHSLTQIVYDREERGKLAIEQGKFAEEHFIKPYQSVLENWFANYAL; this is encoded by the coding sequence ATGAATAAAGAATTTAATTTTACGATCAAAAGCATTAGCCTCGACGAAAACTACCAGCCTGCAGACAGCACGCGTATCACAACCAACTTTGCGAATTTGGCGAGAGGTGACAGCCGTCAAGCGAACTTGCGTAATGCACTACAAATGATCGATAACAGTTTCAACGCCTTAGCACATTGGGACAACCCTAAGGGCGACCGCTATTCTGTGGAGCTTGAAATCATTTCTGTTGATATGGATATTGAAAGTAACGGTCAAGCATTCCCTTCAATTGAAGTGCTGAAAACCAATATTTTAGACCGTAAAACCGACGAGCGTATTGAAGGCATTATCGGAAATAACTTTTCTTCTTATGTTCGAGATTATGACTTTAGCGTTCTTCTGTTGGAGTATAATAAAGACCAAGATAAATTCAGTATTCCAGAAGGTTTTGGTGATTTACACGGTAAGCTTTTTAAACATTTCGTTAACTCTGAAGCTTACAAACAGAATTTCAATAAGCCACCTGTTATTTGTTTAAGTGTTTCAGATAATAAAACCTATTACCGTACTGAAAATCAACACCCTGTATTAGGCTTTGAATACCAACCTAATGAATCTTCTTTAACTGAGCAATACTTCAAGAAGATGGGATTACAGGTTCGTTATTTCATGCCGCCAAATACTGTCGCTCCTCTGGCTTTCTATTTCTTTGGTGATCTGCTGAACGATTACTCTAACCTAGAGCTTATCAGCACCATCAGCACCATGGGTACTTTCCAGAAAATCTACCGACCTGAGATTTACAACGCGAACGCGGTTGCAGGTAACTGTTACCAACCAAACTTGAAAAACTTGGACCATTCACTGACTCAGATCGTGTATGACCGAGAAGAACGCGGCAAGTTAGCTATTGAGCAAGGTAAATTCGCAGAAGAACATTTCATTAAGCCATATCAATCGGTTCTTGAGAACTGGTTTGCCAATTACGCGCTTTAA
- a CDS encoding sigma-70 family RNA polymerase sigma factor: protein MHCAQGDRQALRQLYEQEASRLLTVVLRILQNRALSEDVVHDAFIKIWKNANSYHQELGSARGWIYTLTRNLALNALKHSNRQILSEPDLLLALCDSQVLDLAEQPDGISELSEDPLAQTSLQTCLEYLEPERKLCILHAYVDGYTQDEISQLLNKPLGTVKSWIKRSLNALKGCLQ, encoded by the coding sequence ATGCACTGCGCTCAAGGCGATCGCCAAGCCTTAAGACAGTTATATGAACAGGAAGCATCAAGATTACTCACTGTAGTGCTGAGGATTTTGCAAAACCGTGCTTTATCCGAAGACGTTGTGCATGACGCCTTTATAAAAATTTGGAAAAATGCAAACTCCTACCATCAAGAGCTAGGGTCCGCACGTGGTTGGATATATACGTTAACCCGTAATTTAGCGTTAAATGCACTTAAACACTCCAACCGCCAAATCTTATCAGAACCAGATTTGTTACTCGCTCTATGTGATAGTCAAGTATTAGACTTAGCAGAGCAGCCAGATGGTATTTCTGAACTTTCAGAAGATCCTTTGGCACAAACGTCTCTACAAACATGTTTGGAATATTTAGAACCCGAACGCAAATTGTGTATATTGCACGCTTATGTTGATGGCTACACCCAAGACGAAATTTCTCAATTGCTTAACAAACCCCTTGGTACCGTAAAATCATGGATTAAGCGCAGCTTGAATGCTTTAAAGGGGTGTCTGCAATGA
- a CDS encoding YrhK family protein, producing the protein MNQGVELDVDIGKKHIVIQRRYEALGAFNDLLIAVWFLIGSFFFLNESLIESGTWLFIVGSAQLIIKPLIKLLSLVHVSRASKPFTQ; encoded by the coding sequence GTGAATCAAGGTGTTGAATTGGATGTAGATATCGGTAAGAAACATATAGTGATTCAGCGCCGTTATGAGGCTTTAGGTGCATTCAATGATTTGTTAATAGCTGTTTGGTTTTTGATCGGTAGTTTTTTCTTTTTAAATGAGTCTCTTATTGAAAGTGGTACTTGGTTATTTATAGTGGGTAGTGCGCAGTTAATCATTAAGCCATTAATCAAGCTACTAAGTTTAGTTCATGTTAGTAGAGCGTCCAAACCATTTACACAATAG
- a CDS encoding anti-sigma factor has protein sequence MKKDTQQIPINDDNLAGQYVLGTLTEEERYNFEQRLADSTELQQAVNQWQTHFLSITDRLEPKVASQPLSARIERSIDELEESSKPVTQSRPEPQSHFWQSLGLWRAISMACLVLAMVLGFKLQTLEPMQSTPTYIAVLVQPENKNPSWVIQTTHANHMQLVPLGAVRIPEGKALQFWTKADDWDAPVSLGLVREGETLNLNISELPPLTENQLFELTLEQETGSSTGRPTGPITSIGRGLSI, from the coding sequence ATGAAAAAAGATACGCAACAAATTCCTATCAACGATGATAATTTAGCCGGCCAATATGTGCTTGGCACACTGACAGAAGAAGAACGATATAATTTTGAACAACGTTTAGCTGACAGTACCGAATTGCAACAAGCGGTTAATCAATGGCAAACCCATTTTTTGTCTATTACTGATAGATTAGAGCCAAAAGTCGCCTCTCAACCTTTATCTGCACGTATTGAGCGCAGCATAGATGAACTTGAAGAATCTTCTAAACCGGTAACGCAATCAAGACCTGAACCACAAAGCCATTTCTGGCAAAGTCTCGGTTTATGGCGGGCTATCTCAATGGCGTGTCTTGTACTAGCTATGGTACTAGGTTTTAAATTACAGACCCTTGAACCAATGCAGAGCACACCGACTTATATCGCGGTGTTAGTACAACCAGAAAACAAAAACCCAAGTTGGGTAATTCAAACCACTCATGCCAATCATATGCAACTAGTGCCCCTAGGTGCAGTGAGAATACCAGAAGGCAAAGCATTACAATTTTGGACAAAAGCCGATGATTGGGATGCACCTGTTTCACTAGGATTAGTCAGAGAAGGCGAAACGCTTAATCTAAATATTAGTGAATTACCGCCACTAACAGAAAACCAATTGTTCGAACTAACTTTAGAGCAAGAAACAGGCTCTTCTACAGGTCGCCCAACTGGCCCTATTACCTCAATTGGTCGCGGCCTTTCGATATAG
- a CDS encoding DUF1801 domain-containing protein encodes MDKLVKNRFEEYPENARIRLEELRSLILDLSCELKLGEVEESLKWGEPSYSVKAGSPIRIDWKLKSPNNYSLFFNCQTKLVDTFRELHGDTLQFQGNRAIVLHLSEPMPEVAIKQCLELALTYQKRKHLPLLGA; translated from the coding sequence GTGGACAAGCTAGTCAAAAATCGTTTTGAAGAATATCCGGAGAACGCTCGAATTCGACTAGAAGAGTTGCGCTCTCTCATTCTTGATCTGTCCTGTGAATTGAAGTTAGGGGAAGTTGAAGAGTCTCTTAAGTGGGGAGAACCTAGTTACAGTGTTAAAGCGGGCAGCCCAATTCGAATTGATTGGAAATTGAAATCGCCGAATAACTACTCTTTATTTTTCAACTGCCAAACTAAGCTCGTTGATACATTTCGAGAGTTACATGGAGATACACTGCAGTTTCAAGGTAATAGGGCAATTGTATTGCATTTATCTGAGCCCATGCCTGAGGTAGCAATCAAACAGTGCTTGGAGCTTGCTTTAACTTATCAAAAACGAAAGCATCTACCGCTTCTTGGGGCTTAA
- a CDS encoding DUF3103 domain-containing protein, translated as MRPSISISMVLATTVVGFQSYANNIDTIDARSLSESSSAQKQSLALQISERYSDLELSLKAQISQKSLSTPIDKLNSSQPYSAFSNKMQKADLGYRKMKGINNFSDSVLEIRMADKAMIEAWKNGENPLFAFEPSGDDSNWQYIEAYDVYGQVHQLDVYQMPNVPVFVVDSNGAEELKAGLMAMQAEMNKLGTATQINSGSKNTGDNEDSKGSKNSKFQKQTFMGKAKRSMTMSEPEPLNTTQLTKIHLAVDQEPWISGKAEIYAIVTGVDSSRVEPQIDLVEMPYLDYDKQTYYPNQTVIFWPRYRWGAADMILMEHDDGTDYKELAKLLVEAAEEILKMIPDPEVQGYAIIPQITGKIIDVIPDGVLVNDDDFVDVFYTLMQNTSYVDHPGAGGNAVASFAPVIISPTE; from the coding sequence ATGAGACCATCTATTTCTATCAGTATGGTGCTTGCAACGACAGTGGTTGGCTTCCAGTCCTATGCAAACAATATCGACACAATAGACGCACGCTCTCTTTCAGAGAGCTCCTCAGCACAAAAGCAATCTTTGGCGTTGCAAATCAGCGAGCGTTATTCCGATCTTGAGCTTTCTTTAAAGGCTCAAATTTCACAAAAGAGTCTATCCACACCAATAGACAAACTGAACTCTTCTCAGCCCTACTCCGCATTCTCTAACAAGATGCAGAAAGCGGATCTTGGCTATCGCAAGATGAAAGGGATCAATAATTTCAGTGACTCTGTGTTAGAGATTCGCATGGCTGATAAAGCAATGATTGAAGCTTGGAAGAATGGCGAAAACCCGCTGTTTGCATTTGAACCATCAGGCGATGATTCGAATTGGCAATACATTGAAGCGTATGACGTGTACGGACAAGTTCATCAATTAGACGTGTACCAAATGCCAAACGTTCCTGTGTTTGTCGTTGATAGCAATGGTGCTGAAGAACTCAAAGCAGGCCTAATGGCGATGCAGGCCGAGATGAACAAGCTGGGTACTGCAACCCAAATCAATTCTGGCTCCAAAAACACTGGCGATAATGAAGACAGTAAAGGGAGTAAAAACAGTAAGTTCCAAAAACAAACGTTTATGGGCAAAGCTAAACGCTCAATGACGATGTCGGAACCTGAGCCGTTGAACACCACGCAGTTAACGAAAATCCATTTGGCTGTCGACCAAGAACCGTGGATCTCTGGCAAAGCTGAAATCTATGCTATCGTCACTGGGGTCGATTCGAGTCGTGTAGAACCACAGATTGATCTCGTTGAGATGCCTTATCTGGATTACGACAAGCAGACCTACTACCCAAATCAAACCGTTATCTTCTGGCCTCGTTACCGTTGGGGAGCAGCAGACATGATTTTGATGGAGCACGATGACGGCACCGACTACAAAGAGCTAGCAAAACTGCTGGTTGAAGCCGCAGAAGAGATACTGAAAATGATTCCTGATCCTGAAGTTCAAGGGTATGCGATCATCCCTCAGATCACTGGCAAGATTATCGATGTGATTCCTGATGGTGTACTCGTGAATGACGATGACTTCGTTGACGTATTCTACACTTTGATGCAAAACACTTCTTATGTTGATCATCCTGGCGCTGGCGGGAATGCTGTCGCGTCGTTCGCACCTGTAATAATTTCACCAACAGAATAA
- a CDS encoding sulfite exporter TauE/SafE family protein, whose amino-acid sequence MSELLFLIFYCALLGSGVGFLAGLLGIGGGLIIVPVLSSILLYLEVLPSDQVVVAAIATSLASILFTSTSSALAHHKNGNVPWDLAPWIMLGVALGALVSGFMAALLPEKVVRIVFAVSVVLIAIKMFLSSKSGTPNERKLPNKGVLTVLTTITGGLSAMIGIGGGALLVPLLTFFSVDMKKAIGCASACGIVIALFGSIGYITAGSSQFALTDGFAGFVYLPALLGIVCTSWFTAPLGAKATNHLPVPIIKKIFSVLLVVIAVSMVAR is encoded by the coding sequence ATGAGTGAATTGCTGTTTTTGATTTTCTACTGTGCGTTACTAGGCAGTGGTGTTGGTTTTCTTGCCGGGCTTTTGGGTATTGGCGGAGGGCTGATCATTGTTCCTGTGTTAAGCAGCATTTTACTTTACTTAGAAGTTCTGCCGTCCGACCAAGTTGTTGTTGCTGCGATTGCGACCTCGTTGGCCTCGATTCTATTTACTTCAACGTCTTCTGCGCTCGCTCACCACAAGAATGGCAACGTGCCTTGGGATCTGGCACCTTGGATCATGCTGGGTGTTGCCCTTGGTGCTTTGGTTAGTGGTTTTATGGCGGCGTTATTGCCGGAAAAGGTCGTTCGTATCGTGTTTGCTGTGAGCGTAGTTCTTATCGCGATTAAGATGTTCTTAAGCAGTAAAAGCGGCACGCCTAACGAACGAAAACTACCGAATAAAGGGGTATTAACCGTTTTAACAACCATTACTGGCGGGTTGTCTGCCATGATAGGGATTGGTGGCGGTGCGTTGTTAGTTCCACTATTAACGTTCTTTTCGGTCGATATGAAAAAGGCGATCGGCTGTGCGTCTGCGTGTGGCATTGTAATCGCATTGTTTGGTTCTATCGGTTATATCACTGCGGGCAGTAGCCAATTTGCTTTAACCGATGGATTTGCAGGTTTTGTTTATTTACCAGCGTTACTGGGTATTGTGTGCACCTCTTGGTTCACGGCTCCGTTAGGCGCAAAAGCTACAAACCACTTGCCAGTTCCAATAATTAAGAAGATCTTTTCAGTACTGTTGGTTGTTATCGCTGTAAGTATGGTCGCTCGCTAA